A part of Heliangelus exortis chromosome 3, bHelExo1.hap1, whole genome shotgun sequence genomic DNA contains:
- the SCCPDH gene encoding saccharopine dehydrogenase-like oxidoreductase, whose protein sequence is MAASGDASGPGAPERPYELVVFGASGFTGQFVVEEVARAAASRELRGPLRWAVAGRSREKLQAVLERAAERLGKAAVGAEVGVLLCDVGDAASLAAMARQTRLVLNCVGPYRFFGEPVVEACVENGASCIDISGEPQFLEGMYLKYNTKAAEKGVYVIGSCGFDSIPADMGVLYTRDKLKGTLTGVESFLKVKSGPEGTCVHDGTWKSAVYGLADQDNLRKLRKSIGYAPVPVIGAKLKKRGFVFYNKEFKEYSIPFMGSDVSVVKRSQRYLHTELKETPVQYSAYANVGGLGSVIKLMFAGLLFLLMVKFNFGRKLLTKYPEFFSAGVFTKKGPTQKQMDGTSFTMTFFGEGYSEGQDPQNGKPNVKICTEVKGPEPGYVATPIAMVQAAVSLLEDAACLPKQGGVYSPGAAFSKTKLIDRLNKRGVEFSVISKPEI, encoded by the exons ATGGCGGCGAGCGGCGATGCCAGCGGGCCCGGGGCGCCTGAGCGGCCCTACGAGCTCGTGGTGTTCGGAGCTTCGGGCTTCACCGGCCAGTTCGTGGTGGAGGAGGTGGCCCGGGCGGCGGCAAGCAGGGAACTGCGCGGTCCCCTGCGCTGGGCCGTAGCCGGGCGGAGCCGGGAGAAGCTGCAGGCGGTGCTGGAGCGAGCGGCCGAGAGGCTGG GGAAGGCGGCAGTCGGGGCGGAGGTCGGCGTGCTGCTCTGCGATGTGGGCGACGCGGCCTCGCTGGCCGCCATGGCGAGGCAGACCCGGCTGGTGCTCAACTGCGTCGGCCCG TATAGGTTCTTTGGAGAGCCTGTGGTAGAAGCTTGTGTTGAAAATGGTGCAAGCTGCATTGACATCAGTGGAGAACCTCAG TTTCTGGAAGGAATGTACCTGAAATACAAcacaaaagctgcagaaaagggAGTATATGTCATCGGAAGCTGTGGCTTTGACTCTATACCAGCTGATATGGGAGTGCTGTACACCAGAGACAAGCTGAAAG GTACCTTAACTGGTGTCGAAAGTTTCCTGAAAGTGAAATCTGGACCTGAG GGTACTTGTGTACATGATGGGACCTGGAAGTCAGCTGTTTATGGCCTCGCGGATCAAGACAACCTGAGAAAGCTGCGAAAAAGTATAGGATATGCCCCTGTTCCAGTCATTGGtgcaaaacttaaaaaaag AGGATTTGTGTTTTACAACAAGGAATTCAAAGAATACTCCATTCCATTCATGGGATCTGATGTTTCTGTTGTGAAACGGTCTCAACGTTATTTGCACACAGAGCTGAAGGAAACACCA GTGCAATACAGCGCTTATGCGAACGTAGGTGGTCTTGGCTCTGTTATCAAGCTGATGTTTGCTGGCCTTCTATTTCTTCTTATGGTCAAGTTTAACTTTGGAAGAAAACTCCTGACAAAA TACCcagaatttttctctgctggagtCTTCACAAAGAAAGGACCAACCCAGAAACAG ATGGATGGAACCTCTTTTACAATGACATTTTTTGGTGAGGGTTACAGCGAGGGGCAAGATCCCCAGAATGGCAAACCAAACGTAAAGATCTGCACTGAGGTGAAGGGACCAG agCCTGGCTATGTTGCCACTCCAATTGCAATGGTTCAAGCAGCTGTGTCTCTTCTGGAAGATGCAGCTTGTCTGCCTAAACA GGGTGGTGTGTATTCTCCAGGAGCTGCCttctccaaaacaaaactgattgATCGCCTCAACAAACGTGGTGTTGAGTTCTCTGTTATTAGCAAGCCTGAAATCTGA